A region of Myxococcus stipitatus DSM 14675 DNA encodes the following proteins:
- a CDS encoding AEC family transporter, translating into MSQVIGLLGTCLVLGILARHSGKFPPGSAGPLNTFVLYVALPALVLRVMHRLEFVPSLLVAALVPWLYFLAAGPFFRWWGSRLGWSKETVAALVLTGGLGNTAFVGLPMAEALLGSEGLAVAVVVDQLGSFLALSTLATLGAARASAEAELPLRSLVKKVATFPPFVALVVSLLLRPVGYPAWVESVLDRLGSLLTPLALFSVGLQLRFSGLKARLPALSLGLFYKLVLVPGVVVLLLLAVPSLPPVVVQATILQSAMAPMVSAAILAAEHRLDPDLAVLMVGVGIPLSFLSAPLMLWLVR; encoded by the coding sequence CTGGCCCGGCACAGTGGGAAGTTCCCTCCGGGCTCGGCGGGGCCGCTCAACACGTTCGTGCTGTATGTGGCTCTGCCAGCGCTGGTGCTGCGCGTGATGCACCGGCTGGAGTTCGTTCCGTCCCTGCTCGTCGCCGCGCTCGTGCCGTGGCTGTACTTCCTCGCGGCGGGACCGTTCTTCCGGTGGTGGGGCTCGCGCCTGGGCTGGTCCAAGGAGACGGTGGCCGCGCTGGTGCTGACGGGCGGGCTGGGCAATACCGCCTTCGTGGGACTGCCCATGGCGGAGGCCCTGCTCGGCTCGGAGGGCCTGGCCGTGGCCGTGGTGGTGGACCAGCTGGGCTCGTTCCTGGCCTTGTCCACCCTCGCGACGCTGGGCGCGGCACGAGCCAGCGCGGAGGCGGAGCTTCCCTTGCGTTCGCTCGTGAAGAAGGTGGCGACGTTTCCTCCCTTCGTCGCGCTGGTCGTCTCGCTGCTCCTGCGGCCCGTGGGCTATCCCGCGTGGGTGGAGTCCGTGCTGGACCGGCTGGGCTCGCTCCTGACGCCGCTGGCACTGTTCTCCGTGGGCTTGCAGCTGCGCTTCTCGGGGCTGAAGGCGCGCCTGCCCGCGCTGTCCCTGGGCCTCTTCTACAAGCTGGTGCTGGTGCCCGGCGTGGTGGTGCTGCTCCTCCTCGCGGTGCCGAGCCTGCCGCCCGTCGTCGTCCAGGCGACCATCCTCCAGTCCGCGATGGCCCCCATGGTGAGCGCGGCGATTCTCGCGGCCGAGCACCGCCTGGACCCGGACCTGGCCGTGCTCATGGTGGGCGTGGGGATTCCCCTGTCCTTCCTCTCCGCGCCCCTGATGCTGTGGCTCGTGCGGTAG
- a CDS encoding nucleotidyltransferase family protein, whose translation MEVRRSVAELGARTYAIQLLSDAGIPFLVGGAYAFAHYTGIYRDTKDLDLFLHRADGDRALELLARNEWRTESEVHGWLHKAFWEDFLVDLIYGSGNGLTTIDEAWFEHAVPAQVLGCPCRVPPAEEIFWSKAFVLERERFDGHELTHLLLKMGSTFDWPRLMRRFDRYWEVLLSHLLFFRFAYPSDRDIVPSWVMRELLARADASVDAGNWSERICRGRLLSPVSYRVDVDEWGYEDGGAWDSRQRQRDDSARGAEETPGPHGPH comes from the coding sequence ATGGAAGTGCGGCGCTCCGTGGCGGAGCTGGGCGCGCGCACCTACGCCATCCAATTGCTTTCCGACGCGGGCATCCCCTTCCTCGTGGGCGGCGCGTATGCCTTCGCCCACTACACGGGCATCTACCGCGACACCAAGGACCTGGACCTGTTCCTCCACCGCGCGGACGGCGACCGGGCGCTGGAGCTCCTCGCGCGCAACGAGTGGCGCACCGAGAGCGAGGTCCACGGCTGGCTGCACAAGGCCTTCTGGGAGGACTTCCTCGTCGACCTCATCTACGGCTCGGGCAACGGCCTCACCACCATCGACGAGGCCTGGTTCGAGCACGCCGTCCCCGCGCAGGTGCTGGGCTGCCCGTGCCGCGTGCCTCCCGCCGAGGAGATCTTCTGGAGCAAGGCCTTCGTCCTCGAGCGCGAGCGCTTCGATGGGCACGAGCTCACCCACCTGCTCCTGAAGATGGGCTCGACGTTCGACTGGCCCCGCTTGATGCGCCGCTTCGACCGCTACTGGGAGGTGCTGCTCTCCCATCTGCTCTTTTTCCGCTTCGCCTACCCCTCGGACCGGGACATCGTCCCCTCGTGGGTGATGCGGGAGTTGCTCGCCCGGGCGGATGCATCGGTGGACGCGGGCAACTGGAGCGAGCGCATCTGCCGCGGCCGGCTGCTCTCCCCCGTCAGCTATCGCGTCGACGTCGACGAGTGGGGCTACGAGGACGGCGGCGCGTGGGACTCGCGCCAGCGCCAACGCGACGACTCCGCGCGCGGAGCCGAGGAGACGCCAGGCCCTCATGGGCCCCACTGA
- a CDS encoding MG2 domain-containing protein: MTERFRRRWKTGGLGALVLLGIWGLAAGDVCLSAWVLSGVKVPHCPDGKFRQTVAVSFTELGRGLPGAVRVWADAHAPNDSGSLMSARVRRGSAELFLVDAEGKETPLEVEKKDGWTRSDGDVLVAQVKLPAVTDGDYRLRTRLSTPLGTDTVDAALPLYAPAVAHVLTDRPLYEPGNEVRFRAVVLRAKDLAPLDGRPGTWFLTDASGEVVLEERAPAGPWGVVAGGFPLDRGAAVGTWTLSWRSGATQANATFEVKPFTLPRFQVEALSPRPFWRAGESPEVKGQVVYASGAPVGNAEVELTWQVHGAWPPPPEWMTGGLPTRARADATGRFTLTLPRVPEDLRGQVSLAARVAARDAAGDRVEGAVSLLLTEDALAVSSVTELEDGLVEGFSNRVYLRATTPDGQVLPGAELTVTRAWDERDEGVRGVTDEDGVAAFQLDPGTPINVVVPPMPVRRPPPPPPVSLSSMRSLLEPGNEPTLQERLAVESWLSSLQPCARFVLPSDGVASVELGVRSGAGGAVVEVVTGEDALSTCVAQVVRSRVLPSGRERVLALSLRVEDRGMPWFELSVEPAFGASVPMVVALATAANDARACLPLNVASSPRLPLALSWRVGAKKEVTTSWSTVPGGKGGLGGSVEACVRERFARVRVDEKEPGNPAMGVMWLTVHSGNEDFEKEEGRATTFLGYELKVVAKVDGKPVGDTKWVLRPASLPPLRLRATPVLARAGEEVRIDLMRGPTYRGTLPEQLTLQAGKQALVVKLEKGATSARFRLPADFEGWAESSWMGATARVYVAPRAKLSVEVSPEKPVYAPGDLARLQVHTQVDGKDGPAAVGLFGVDETLGQLVPLPGGEVLAGVRPAPATSQPAFGVLDGMALAQGRIRGSNAAAATLVRVSSVPRLQDVEARVSASGATLFDAEAEVVEPFYVVLSELHEQVRQWEEKAPEGETLVPSGVAKLWSQALLACEQRGEKVTDAFGNRLRLSRLPRELLELTDPRAVVSRGTRLPEDVENWNEWVAREAP, encoded by the coding sequence ATGACAGAGCGGTTCCGCCGTCGGTGGAAGACGGGTGGGCTCGGGGCGCTGGTGCTGCTGGGCATCTGGGGCCTGGCGGCCGGGGACGTATGTCTTTCCGCCTGGGTCCTGAGTGGGGTGAAGGTGCCCCATTGCCCGGATGGGAAGTTCCGGCAGACGGTGGCCGTGAGCTTCACGGAGCTGGGGCGGGGCCTGCCGGGCGCGGTGCGTGTCTGGGCGGATGCTCATGCGCCCAACGACAGCGGGTCGCTGATGAGCGCGCGGGTGCGGCGCGGCTCGGCGGAGCTGTTCCTGGTGGACGCGGAGGGCAAGGAGACGCCGCTGGAGGTCGAGAAGAAGGACGGCTGGACGCGCTCCGACGGCGACGTGCTCGTGGCGCAGGTGAAGCTGCCGGCGGTGACGGACGGTGACTACCGGCTGCGCACGCGCCTCTCCACGCCGCTGGGCACGGACACCGTGGACGCGGCGCTGCCGCTGTATGCGCCCGCGGTGGCGCACGTGCTGACCGACCGGCCGTTGTACGAGCCCGGCAACGAGGTGCGCTTCCGCGCGGTGGTGCTGCGCGCGAAGGACCTGGCCCCGCTGGATGGTCGGCCCGGGACGTGGTTCTTGACGGACGCCTCGGGCGAGGTGGTGCTCGAGGAGCGTGCTCCCGCGGGCCCATGGGGTGTCGTGGCGGGTGGCTTCCCGTTGGACCGGGGCGCGGCCGTGGGCACGTGGACGCTGTCGTGGCGGAGCGGCGCCACGCAGGCCAACGCCACGTTCGAGGTGAAGCCCTTCACGCTGCCGCGCTTCCAGGTGGAGGCGCTGAGCCCCAGGCCCTTCTGGCGCGCGGGTGAGTCACCGGAGGTGAAGGGGCAGGTGGTGTACGCGTCCGGTGCCCCCGTGGGGAACGCGGAGGTGGAGCTGACGTGGCAGGTCCATGGCGCCTGGCCGCCGCCTCCTGAGTGGATGACGGGCGGACTGCCCACGCGTGCTCGCGCGGATGCGACGGGGCGGTTCACGCTGACGCTGCCTCGCGTGCCGGAGGACTTGCGGGGCCAGGTGTCGCTGGCCGCGCGAGTGGCCGCGCGAGACGCCGCCGGAGACCGGGTCGAGGGTGCCGTGTCGCTGCTGCTCACCGAGGACGCGCTGGCCGTCTCGTCGGTGACGGAGCTGGAGGACGGTCTGGTCGAGGGCTTCAGCAACCGCGTCTACCTGCGCGCCACCACGCCCGATGGCCAGGTGTTGCCGGGGGCGGAGCTGACGGTGACGCGGGCGTGGGATGAGCGGGATGAGGGCGTGCGCGGCGTGACGGACGAGGACGGCGTCGCGGCCTTCCAGTTGGACCCGGGGACTCCCATCAACGTGGTGGTGCCGCCGATGCCGGTGCGTCGCCCGCCGCCTCCGCCGCCGGTGTCGCTGAGCTCGATGCGCAGCCTGCTGGAGCCAGGGAACGAGCCGACGCTCCAGGAGCGACTCGCGGTGGAGTCCTGGCTGTCGTCGCTCCAGCCGTGTGCGCGCTTCGTCCTGCCGAGTGATGGCGTCGCCTCGGTCGAGCTGGGGGTGCGCTCGGGAGCGGGAGGCGCGGTGGTGGAGGTGGTGACGGGGGAGGACGCGCTCTCGACGTGCGTGGCGCAGGTCGTGCGTTCACGCGTGTTGCCCTCGGGTCGGGAGCGGGTGTTGGCGCTGTCGTTGCGCGTGGAGGACCGGGGGATGCCGTGGTTCGAGCTGTCGGTCGAGCCCGCGTTCGGCGCGAGCGTCCCGATGGTGGTCGCGCTGGCGACGGCGGCCAATGACGCGCGTGCGTGTCTGCCGCTGAATGTGGCGTCGAGTCCTCGGCTCCCGCTGGCGCTGTCCTGGCGGGTGGGCGCGAAGAAGGAGGTGACGACGTCCTGGTCCACCGTGCCGGGCGGGAAGGGCGGACTGGGGGGCTCCGTGGAGGCGTGCGTCCGGGAGCGCTTCGCCCGGGTGCGTGTCGATGAGAAGGAGCCCGGGAACCCGGCGATGGGGGTGATGTGGCTCACGGTGCACTCCGGCAACGAGGACTTCGAGAAGGAAGAGGGCCGGGCCACGACGTTCCTCGGCTACGAGCTGAAGGTGGTGGCGAAGGTGGACGGCAAGCCGGTGGGCGACACGAAGTGGGTGCTGCGTCCCGCGAGCCTGCCGCCCCTGCGCTTGAGGGCGACGCCGGTGCTGGCGCGAGCGGGGGAGGAGGTGCGCATCGACCTGATGCGAGGGCCGACGTACCGGGGGACGCTCCCCGAGCAGCTGACGCTGCAAGCCGGGAAGCAGGCGCTGGTCGTGAAGCTGGAGAAGGGCGCCACGTCCGCGCGCTTCCGGCTGCCCGCGGACTTCGAGGGCTGGGCCGAGTCGTCCTGGATGGGCGCGACGGCCCGGGTGTACGTGGCGCCGCGCGCGAAGCTCTCCGTGGAGGTGTCGCCGGAGAAGCCCGTCTATGCCCCGGGGGACCTGGCGCGGCTGCAAGTGCACACGCAGGTGGATGGGAAGGACGGGCCCGCGGCGGTGGGGCTCTTCGGTGTGGATGAGACGCTGGGGCAGCTCGTGCCTCTGCCGGGCGGAGAGGTGCTCGCGGGGGTGCGGCCCGCGCCGGCCACGTCGCAGCCGGCCTTCGGGGTCCTGGATGGAATGGCCCTGGCACAGGGGCGCATCCGAGGCTCCAACGCCGCCGCCGCGACGCTGGTGCGCGTGAGCTCCGTGCCGAGGCTCCAGGACGTGGAGGCCCGCGTGAGCGCGAGCGGCGCGACCCTCTTCGACGCCGAAGCGGAGGTGGTCGAGCCCTTCTACGTGGTGCTCTCGGAGCTGCACGAGCAGGTGCGCCAGTGGGAGGAGAAGGCGCCGGAGGGCGAGACGCTGGTCCCCTCGGGTGTGGCGAAGCTGTGGTCGCAGGCGCTGCTCGCGTGTGAGCAGCGCGGCGAGAAGGTGACGGATGCCTTTGGCAATCGCCTCAGGTTGTCGCGGCTGCCCAGGGAGTTGCTGGAGCTGACGGACCCTCGGGCGGTGGTGTCGCGTGGGACGCGGCTGCCGGAGGACGTGGAGAACTGGAACGAGTGGGTTGCCCGGGAGGCGCCATGA
- a CDS encoding alpha-2-macroglobulin family protein: MKRTVIAGAVCLVIGFGLAVFLTGNMRRAFGSSASALAGDAAFQMFSASDEEMQMAKLVLKERAEAPAPPPPPPPPAMGGVAPVVEGGLSADSLGSAEADDLSPSEEEEKPSSTGAPGRAWFPETFLFEPLVVTDASGLATLPVRVPDRLTRWRVLALAHSRSGAQSGAVTSFVGTLPTYVDPVLPAFLRAGDVARVPVQVVNTTDAVVEAPLKFEATGVVVEGALRTVRVPARGSVVEYVTVRASGPGPVAVRAALGASDRVERSLEVWPTGMPVVQTRGGTLAAPRTVSLSGPEDAQPGSERVRLQVYPGGLGVLRSELASAGGRTSSEDVAYALLLVGRMPELLTALGEPAAAAMVKSVLSKKEGRLTTPQSPEGRLVDGDAVRVLVAQSTQRALRLSRAPDVASAALLVEGALLHPDNPVLARLGERLAGVVAAAQRPDGTCQGGQGWSLQRLLVATADCAQAVVSAGGTPVGVRRSARFTTLASGALERNRAHVKDGYTAAALLASGLPKGALRDSLRAQVREALKTREDGSAYLPVEKGVVAANGEVPSEAEATALAVLGLEGDAKAPLADLGASLLAGYHPARGWGGGRANRVALRAVVTLFKAPLPSQVRVVLERDGQVVTEGTYDAQALREVRVLEASAAGSAGAHSWTVRAEPAVPGLGYSLALSAAVPWKSEGTDGGELVIRSPREARVGQPVEVAVQASTPAGLSVELRHSLPAGVQVVPSSLDALVSEGSVSSWTSEDGAVTLKLPPRGHAEPFQGTFRVIPTLAGTFQTGASSLWVENPPVRLSYVPPATWAVR, from the coding sequence ATGAAGCGCACGGTCATCGCTGGAGCGGTGTGCCTTGTCATCGGGTTTGGCCTGGCGGTGTTCCTGACGGGGAACATGCGGCGTGCGTTCGGTTCCTCCGCGTCCGCGCTGGCGGGTGACGCCGCGTTCCAGATGTTCAGCGCGTCCGACGAGGAGATGCAGATGGCGAAGCTGGTGCTCAAGGAGCGGGCCGAGGCGCCCGCGCCACCGCCACCGCCACCGCCTCCCGCGATGGGAGGCGTCGCCCCCGTGGTGGAGGGAGGCCTCTCCGCAGACTCGCTGGGTTCGGCGGAGGCCGACGACCTCTCTCCGAGCGAGGAGGAGGAGAAGCCCTCTTCGACGGGAGCCCCGGGCCGCGCCTGGTTCCCGGAGACGTTCCTCTTCGAGCCGCTGGTGGTGACGGACGCTTCTGGCCTGGCGACGCTTCCGGTGCGCGTGCCGGACCGGCTCACGCGCTGGCGCGTGCTGGCGCTGGCCCACTCGCGCTCCGGTGCGCAGTCCGGCGCGGTGACGAGCTTCGTGGGGACGTTGCCCACGTATGTGGACCCGGTGCTGCCGGCCTTCCTGCGCGCGGGAGACGTCGCGCGGGTGCCGGTGCAGGTGGTGAACACGACGGACGCGGTCGTGGAGGCTCCGCTGAAGTTCGAGGCGACGGGCGTCGTGGTGGAAGGTGCCCTGCGCACGGTGCGGGTGCCCGCGCGAGGCAGCGTGGTGGAGTACGTGACGGTGAGGGCCTCGGGGCCGGGGCCTGTCGCGGTGCGCGCGGCGCTGGGAGCCTCGGACCGCGTGGAGCGCTCCCTCGAGGTGTGGCCCACGGGGATGCCCGTGGTGCAGACGCGGGGCGGCACGTTGGCGGCGCCGCGCACGGTGTCCCTCTCCGGGCCCGAGGATGCGCAACCGGGCAGTGAGCGAGTCCGGTTGCAGGTGTATCCCGGTGGCCTGGGCGTGCTGCGCTCGGAGCTGGCGTCGGCGGGGGGGCGCACGAGCTCGGAGGACGTGGCGTATGCGCTGCTCCTGGTGGGGCGCATGCCGGAGTTGCTGACGGCGCTGGGCGAGCCCGCGGCGGCGGCGATGGTGAAGTCGGTCCTCTCCAAGAAGGAGGGGCGGCTGACGACGCCGCAGTCACCCGAGGGCAGGCTCGTGGATGGGGATGCGGTGCGGGTCCTCGTCGCGCAGTCGACGCAGCGGGCGCTGCGGCTGAGCCGGGCGCCGGATGTGGCGTCGGCGGCGCTGCTCGTGGAGGGCGCGCTGCTCCATCCGGACAACCCGGTGCTGGCGCGGCTGGGCGAGCGGCTCGCGGGAGTGGTGGCGGCAGCGCAGCGTCCGGACGGCACGTGTCAGGGCGGCCAGGGCTGGTCGCTTCAGCGGCTGCTGGTGGCCACGGCGGATTGTGCCCAGGCGGTGGTCTCCGCGGGAGGCACGCCGGTGGGGGTGCGTCGCTCGGCGCGCTTCACGACGCTGGCGTCGGGGGCGCTGGAGCGCAACCGGGCGCACGTGAAGGATGGCTATACGGCGGCGGCGCTCCTGGCGAGCGGGCTCCCGAAGGGCGCGCTGCGAGACTCGCTGCGGGCCCAGGTCCGTGAGGCGCTGAAGACTCGCGAGGATGGCTCCGCGTACCTGCCCGTGGAGAAGGGCGTGGTGGCGGCGAACGGTGAGGTGCCCTCGGAGGCGGAGGCCACCGCGCTGGCGGTGCTGGGCCTGGAGGGAGATGCGAAGGCGCCGCTGGCGGACCTCGGGGCCTCGCTGCTCGCGGGCTACCACCCGGCCCGGGGCTGGGGCGGCGGGCGCGCGAACCGCGTGGCGCTGCGCGCGGTGGTGACGCTCTTCAAGGCGCCGCTGCCGTCCCAGGTGCGCGTGGTGCTGGAGCGTGACGGCCAGGTGGTGACGGAGGGGACGTACGACGCCCAGGCGCTGCGCGAGGTGCGGGTGCTGGAGGCCTCGGCGGCGGGCTCGGCGGGGGCCCACTCCTGGACGGTGAGGGCGGAGCCCGCGGTGCCGGGCCTGGGGTACTCGCTGGCGCTGTCTGCCGCGGTGCCGTGGAAGAGCGAGGGGACCGATGGTGGAGAACTGGTCATCCGCTCGCCTCGCGAGGCACGGGTGGGGCAGCCGGTGGAGGTGGCGGTGCAGGCGTCCACGCCGGCGGGGCTCTCGGTGGAGCTGCGCCACAGCCTGCCCGCGGGCGTGCAGGTGGTCCCCTCGAGCCTGGATGCACTGGTGTCCGAGGGGAGCGTGTCCTCCTGGACGTCCGAGGATGGCGCGGTGACTTTGAAGCTGCCTCCACGTGGACACGCCGAGCCGTTCCAAGGGACCTTCCGGGTCATCCCCACGCTCGCGGGAACGTTCCAGACGGGGGCCTCCTCGCTGTGGGTGGAGAACCCGCCCGTCCGACTTTCCTACGTACCTCCCGCTACCTGGGCGGTGCGCTGA
- a CDS encoding trypsin-like peptidase domain-containing protein codes for MELDGGERDELLLALLGAFPSVEELRRVVASVCHRDLEALVPTGGPRERARGLIHRAESEGWTRELVTGVHGAQPRHPRLHRFVQGYLASVQRSIPRRSLERIVGSAWDRGGADGWRRRLAAIERRVCRVEPVVGASLGTGFLVSRDVVLTNFHVIENRLLESLRVRFDHKVLPDRTLLQPGKQYAVKRCIARSSYSPADLMHPRPREATADELDYAFLEVEGLPGEEEVEEGESRGWLELPEEQVPFVPGSLALIVQHPEGQPMSVVLDEFLGVNASRTRVTYRTSTSPGSSGAPCFTQDLRLAALHHSGGPRLPSSTGHNEGIPADTIRRSLPPEVKLLLGWR; via the coding sequence ATGGAGCTCGACGGCGGGGAGAGAGACGAGTTGCTGCTGGCATTGCTGGGCGCTTTCCCCTCGGTGGAAGAGCTTCGCCGGGTGGTTGCCTCGGTCTGCCATCGGGACTTGGAGGCGCTCGTTCCAACGGGAGGCCCGAGGGAGCGCGCGCGGGGTTTGATACATCGCGCTGAGTCGGAAGGATGGACGCGTGAGCTGGTGACAGGCGTGCATGGAGCCCAGCCCCGGCATCCTCGGCTGCATCGGTTCGTGCAGGGGTATCTCGCGTCGGTGCAGCGGAGCATTCCGCGGCGCAGCCTGGAGCGCATCGTCGGCTCCGCGTGGGACCGAGGCGGCGCGGACGGCTGGCGGCGGAGGCTTGCGGCGATTGAGCGGCGCGTGTGTCGGGTGGAGCCCGTCGTGGGGGCCTCGCTGGGCACGGGCTTCCTGGTGTCGCGCGATGTGGTGCTCACCAACTTCCACGTCATCGAGAACCGGCTGCTGGAGTCCTTGCGCGTGCGCTTCGACCACAAGGTGCTGCCGGACCGGACGCTGCTGCAGCCGGGCAAGCAGTACGCGGTGAAGCGTTGCATCGCGCGCAGCTCCTACAGCCCCGCGGACCTGATGCACCCGCGCCCGCGCGAGGCCACCGCGGACGAGCTCGACTATGCCTTCCTGGAGGTGGAGGGGCTGCCGGGCGAGGAGGAGGTGGAGGAGGGGGAGTCTCGCGGGTGGTTGGAGCTGCCCGAGGAGCAGGTGCCCTTCGTGCCGGGGAGCCTGGCGCTCATCGTCCAACACCCGGAGGGGCAGCCGATGAGCGTGGTGCTGGACGAGTTCCTGGGCGTCAACGCGTCGCGCACGCGCGTGACGTATCGCACGTCGACGAGCCCGGGCTCCTCCGGGGCGCCGTGTTTCACGCAGGACCTGCGGCTGGCCGCGCTGCACCACAGCGGCGGTCCCCGCCTGCCGTCCTCTACCGGGCACAACGAAGGCATTCCAGCCGACACCATCCGCCGCAGCCTGCCGCCCGAGGTGAAGCTGTTGCTGGGTTGGCGGTAG
- a CDS encoding SDR family oxidoreductase codes for MCAMQGKSVVITGASMGIGEELAVALAARGANLVLAARSEEALQKVKQRCEAAGGRAVAVATDVGDPEACRRMVERAVEAFGGVDVLVNNAGVSMDALFEEVTDLGVFERLMRINYLGAVYSTHHALPHLKARRGLLVAISSLTGKTGVPTRTGYAASKHAMHGFFDSLRVELMGTGVDVTVVCPGFVDTNVRANALGKDGKPLQQSKHNEAEGNNMALGTCVSIILKAMDQREREVVMTAKGKLGQFLKVFTPGLLDRIVFKTMKDRQR; via the coding sequence ATGTGCGCCATGCAAGGCAAGAGCGTGGTGATCACCGGTGCGTCCATGGGGATTGGCGAGGAGCTGGCGGTGGCGCTGGCGGCCCGGGGGGCGAACCTGGTCCTGGCGGCACGCAGCGAGGAGGCGCTCCAGAAGGTGAAGCAGCGGTGTGAGGCGGCGGGCGGGCGAGCGGTGGCGGTGGCCACGGATGTAGGAGACCCGGAGGCGTGCCGGCGGATGGTGGAGCGGGCGGTGGAGGCGTTCGGGGGGGTCGACGTGCTCGTGAACAACGCGGGGGTGTCGATGGATGCGTTGTTCGAGGAGGTCACGGACCTGGGGGTGTTCGAGCGGCTGATGCGCATCAACTACCTGGGCGCGGTGTACAGCACGCACCATGCGCTGCCGCACCTGAAGGCGCGGCGCGGGTTGCTGGTGGCCATCTCGTCCCTGACGGGGAAGACGGGCGTGCCGACGCGCACCGGCTACGCGGCGAGCAAGCATGCGATGCACGGGTTCTTCGACTCGCTGCGCGTGGAGTTGATGGGGACGGGGGTGGACGTGACGGTGGTGTGTCCGGGCTTCGTGGACACGAACGTGCGAGCCAACGCGCTGGGCAAGGACGGCAAGCCGCTCCAGCAGAGCAAGCACAACGAGGCCGAGGGCAACAACATGGCGCTGGGCACGTGCGTGTCCATCATCCTGAAGGCCATGGACCAGCGTGAGCGCGAGGTGGTGATGACCGCCAAGGGCAAGCTGGGCCAGTTCCTCAAGGTGTTCACCCCGGGCCTGTTGGACCGCATCGTGTTCAAGACGATGAAGGACCGGCAGCGGTGA
- a CDS encoding MotA/TolQ/ExbB proton channel family protein, with translation MSSIAVLAQVPAENLGWLSSKLLGVTLTSAEWVLWILVCLSVLSIGIMLERAVYFSRNRLPDSEALAVRLARGELEAVRVAIQGRRGMEAAIIREGLASSAQGADSVEQVIASTMARERPQYERFLSFLGTLGNNAPFIGLFGTVLGIIKAFHDLGSMNVKGAAIQQTVMGGISEALVATAVGLAVAIPAVVAFNIFNRQLKTLTSRANALGHALVGSLRAEAR, from the coding sequence ATGTCGTCCATCGCCGTCCTCGCCCAGGTTCCCGCGGAGAATCTCGGGTGGCTCAGCAGCAAGCTTCTCGGCGTCACACTCACCTCCGCCGAGTGGGTGCTGTGGATCCTGGTGTGCCTGTCGGTGCTGTCCATCGGCATCATGCTGGAGCGCGCGGTGTACTTCAGCCGCAACCGCCTCCCGGACTCGGAGGCGCTCGCCGTGCGGCTGGCCCGCGGCGAGCTCGAGGCAGTCCGCGTCGCCATCCAGGGACGCCGGGGCATGGAGGCCGCCATCATCCGAGAGGGCCTGGCCTCCTCCGCGCAAGGCGCCGACTCCGTCGAGCAGGTCATCGCCTCCACCATGGCCCGTGAGCGCCCCCAGTATGAGCGCTTCCTGTCCTTCCTCGGCACCCTGGGCAACAACGCCCCGTTCATCGGCCTCTTCGGCACGGTGCTCGGCATCATCAAGGCCTTCCACGACCTGGGCTCCATGAACGTGAAGGGTGCCGCCATCCAGCAGACCGTCATGGGCGGCATCTCGGAGGCGCTCGTCGCCACCGCCGTGGGCCTGGCCGTCGCGATTCCCGCCGTCGTCGCCTTCAACATCTTCAACCGCCAGCTGAAGACGCTCACCAGCCGCGCCAACGCCCTGGGCCACGCCCTGGTCGGCAGCCTGCGCGCGGAGGCTCGCTAG
- a CDS encoding ExbD/TolR family protein, with the protein MAGGAQDNEEEITGINVTPLVDVVLVLLIIFMVTANFIVRETVEVDLPRAANGGETVQGLVNVVLDKEGKFYFDGTLVTEAELTQKVAEAVAKDKDTRAIISADQSIAYGQVMRLIDTVKGQGIAKFALNIEKDVAPAPRG; encoded by the coding sequence ATGGCCGGCGGCGCGCAGGACAACGAAGAGGAGATCACGGGCATCAACGTCACACCGCTCGTGGATGTCGTGCTGGTGCTCCTCATCATCTTCATGGTCACCGCCAACTTCATCGTCCGCGAGACGGTGGAAGTGGACCTGCCCCGCGCGGCCAACGGCGGCGAGACGGTGCAGGGCCTGGTCAACGTCGTGCTCGACAAGGAAGGGAAGTTCTACTTCGACGGCACCCTGGTGACGGAAGCGGAGCTGACCCAGAAGGTGGCCGAGGCCGTCGCCAAGGACAAGGACACCCGCGCCATCATCAGCGCCGACCAGAGCATCGCGTACGGACAGGTGATGCGGCTCATCGACACGGTGAAGGGCCAGGGCATCGCCAAGTTCGCGCTCAACATCGAGAAGGACGTCGCCCCCGCGCCGCGGGGCTGA